The following is a genomic window from Neurospora crassa OR74A linkage group III, whole genome shotgun sequence.
GCCATTGAGCCATTGAGAGCCACTTGCATCCCAGCGTTGAGAGGTGATTTGTAAACGGTTGTTCTAACGCCACTCCTCGGTCACATCTCTCATGGATGGAATTTACATACATTGTACAATACACAGCTCAAAGTAACTCACGCCTAAACATCGAACAAAGTGCAAGTGACTCACTCACAAAAGACACCTTGCGCAAGCACTTGTGAATCGCTTCAGGCTCAGATAGCCAGGTACGTATTGTAGACTCTCGTCATTCTGATTTCACAACAACGAAAAGAGTCTTTCTATTCATGGAGTAGTGATACTAACAGTACTTGTCCACAACTAGCTGTAGGTAGTGCTACTTCAGTTACTGCATCCGAAGTCGGGCGTCTCGGGGTTCATTCGTGTTTCGTTTGGTAATTACACTCAGGCATTTACACCACAGCTGCTGCACCTCGGACTCCTTCAGGAACACCCTCAATACTGCACGGCACTCTCACAAGTCCAATCACAATGTCGTCCTCCTCAGTCGTCGACCACTCTCCCCACGATTCCGCTCCTTCGCCCCTGGTGCCAACCGCCTCcaacctcatcctcatcgacaACTATGATTCGTTTACCTGGAACGTCTACCAGTACCTCGTCCTCGAGGGCGCCAAGGTGACCGTCTTCCGCAACGACCAGATCACCATCGACGAGCTCATCGCAAAGAACCCCACCCAGCTCGTCATCAGCCCTGGGCCCGGTCATCCCGGCACCGACTCCGGTATCTCGCGCGATGCCATCAGGCACTTCGCCGGCAAGATCCCCATCTTTGGCGTGTGCATGGGCCAGCAGTGCATCTTTGACGTCTATGGCGGCGACGTGTGCTTCGCCGGTGAGATTCTGCACGGAAAGACCTCTCCTCTGCGCCACGACGGCAAGGGCGCATATGCCGGTCTGTCTCAGGATCTGCCAGTGACGAGATACCACTCTCTTGCCGGTACTCATGTCACCCTTCCCGAGTGCTTGGAGGTTACCTCTTGGATTGCGAAGGAGGACGGTTCCAAGGGTGTCATCATGGGTGTCCGCCACAAGGAGTACACCATTGAGGGTGTTCAGTTCCACCCGGAGAGTATTCTGTCTGCTGAGGGTCGTGGCATGTTCCGGAACTTCCTTCACATGCAGGGAGGCACTTGGGCGGAGAACGAGAGACTGCAAAAGGCCGCCCAGGCACAGGCTGCCAACACAAAGTCCGACGCTCCCACGCCCAAGAAGAGCAACATCCTTCAAAAGATTTACGCCCACCGTAAGGCTGCTGTGGATGCTCAGAAGCAGATTCCTTCCCTGAGACCTTCTGACCTCCAAGCCGCTTATAACCTGAGCATCGCCCCTCCTCAAATCTCTCTTGTCGACCGTCTTCGCAATTCCCCCTTCGATGTCGCTCTTTGCGCCGAGATCAAGAGGGCATCTCCCTCCAAGGGTGTCTTTGCGCTTGATATTGACGCTCCGTCGCAAGCTCGCAAGTATGCGCTTGCCGGCGCGAGTGTCATCTCGGTCCTGACCGAGCCAGAGTGGTTCAAGGGCAGCATCGATGACCTCCGTGCTGTCCGTCAGGTCCTTAACGGCATGCCCAACCGGCCCGCCGTCCTGCGCAAGGAGTTCATCTTTGACGAGTACCAGATCCTCGAAGCCAGACTTGCCGGTGCTGACACTGTTCTCCTCATTGTCAAGATGCTCGAGTATGAGCTCCTCGAGCGCCTATACAAGTACTCCTTGTCTCTCGGCATGGAGCCCCTAGTCGAGGTCCAGAACACCGAGGAGATGGCCACAGCCATCAAGCTCGGCGCCAAGGTTATCGGCGTCAACAACCGCAATCTCGAGAGCTTCGAAGTCGACCTTGGCACTACCGGCCGTCTCCGTAGCATGGTCCCCAGCGACACCTTCCTCTGCGCTCTCAGCGGCATCAACACTCACCAAGATGTTCTTGACTGCAAGCGCGACGGTGTCAACGGCATTCTTGTCGGCGAGGCCATCATGCGTGCCCCTGATGCCACCCAGTTCATCCGTGAGCTCTGCGCCGGCCTGACGGGCCCCGTGCCCAAGTCCGCCGCCGAGCCGCTGCTTGTCAAGATCTGCGGCACCCGTTCTGCCGAGGCCGCTGCGGAAGCCATCAAGGCCGGTGCTGATCTTGTGGGCATGATCATGGTGCCAGGCACCAAGCGTTGCGTCGACCATGAGACCGCCCTTTCCATCTCCCAGGCTGTGCACATGAGCAAGAAGACCGGATCCACCGAGGTCTCCTCGCAAGCCTCCAAGTCCGCAAGGGACTTTTTCAATATCAACGCCGAGATCATCCGCAAGCGGGGACCTCTGCTGGTAGGTGTCTTCATGAACCAGCCCCTTGAGGAGGTGCTCGAGAAGCAGCATCTCTACGATCTCGATATCGTCCAGCTCCACGGTGACGAGCCGCTCGAGTGGGCCAACCTTATTCCAGTCCCCGTTGTCCGCAAGTTCAAGCCCGGCCAGGTCGGTCTTGCGACCCGTGGGTACCATGCCGTGCCCCTGCTGGATTCGGGCGCTGGATCCGGCACGTTGTTGGACTTGGAGTCTGTCAagaaggagttggagaaggatgaGCAGGTAACCGTCTTGCTTGCGGGCGGATTGGAGCCTAGCAATGTTGTCGAGACGGTAAAATCTTTGGGGCCTCTGAGTGAGAGGGTgattggtgttgatgttagCAGTGgcgttgaggagggaggcaaGCAGAGCTTGGAGAAGATCAGGGAGTTTGTTAAGGCTGCCAAGTCTGTCAGGTAAAAAGCTTACGGTGCGGTTAAGGCCCAAAAATCAAGTCTCTTTCTTTCGGTATCTCTATATGGGTTCTCAAAAGGTGGAATTGTGATTATGTTCATGGTTCTGACGACTCAGAATGCGAATGTGACAGAACAGAACTGATATGGATTGCTGGAGAAGACTGGGGGGGATACTGACTGACCCCTTATTCTTTGTCATGATTCATACCGGGACATCCTCAGTGTTCAAATGACAGACACTATGGACTTCCACACCCTGACACCACCCGCACCACAATGCTTTGATCTGCTGATTTGTCGACAAAGCAGCAACGAGACAGCAACTCCTGGACTCTTCATCTTGAAAATGGAAGAATCTCAACATATATACCAACCCTTCCACGAAGCAAACTTTTAACTTTAAGGATCATCTCACCAGTTATCAGCCGATGTTTCTTTACAAGCCGATATTGCCCAACCATGTCCCAGCCACATAACACAACGCTCCCTTCCCGCCAAACCCACAACCCCCTTCCACATCCATCCGACAATAATCCACCCCTTCTCCCCCGTCTCCCTCCTTATCCCTACCCCATAGACCTAACAGTGTACACTCCCTCCGTCCCCTGCCTCCACTGCTCCctcgtctcctcctctccgcgGTGCTCCCTCCTCAACTTACTCAACCATGGCGAACAGCGTGACCAAAACCGACGCCCCAAGTTCACCCCGCCATGGTGGTACAGGTACAGATATAAACCGGACATTC
Proteins encoded in this region:
- the trp-1 gene encoding anthranilate synthase component II, variant, encoding MSSSSVVDHSPHDSAPSPLVPTASNLILIDNYDSFTWNVYQYLVLEGAKVTVFRNDQITIDELIAKNPTQLVISPGPGHPGTDSGISRDAIRHFAGKIPIFGVCMGQQCIFDVYGGDVCFAGEILHGKTSPLRHDGKGAYAGLSQDLPVTRYHSLAGTHVTLPECLEVTSWIAKEDGSKGVIMGVRHKEYTIEGVQFHPESILSAEGRGMFRNFLHMQGGTWAENERLQKAAQAQAANTKSDAPTPKKSNILQKIYAHRKAAVDAQKQIPSLRPSDLQAAYNLSIAPPQISLVDRLRNSPFDVALCAEIKRASPSKGVFALDIDAPSQARKYALAGASVISVLTEPEWFKGSIDDLRAVRQVLNGMPNRPAVLRKEFIFDEYQILEARLAGADTVLLIVKMLEYELLERLYKYSLSLGMEPLVEVQNTEEMATAIKLGAKVIGVNNRNLESFEVDLGTTGRLRSMVPSDTFLCALSGINTHQDVLDCKRDGVNGILVGEAIMRAPDATQFIRELCAGLTGPVPKSAAEPLLVKICGTRSAEAAAEAIKAGADLVGMIMVPGTKRCVDHETALSISQAVHMSKKTGSTEVSSQASKSARDFFNINAEIIRKRGPLLVGVFMNQPLEEVLEKQHLYDLDIVQLHGDEPLEWANLIPVPVVRKFKPGQVGLATRGYHAVPLLDSGAGSGTLLDLESVKKELEKDEQVTVLLAGGLEPSNVVETVKSLGPLSERVIGVDVSSGVEEGGKQSLEKIREFVKAAKSVR